The following are from one region of the Bacillus methanolicus MGA3 genome:
- a CDS encoding polysaccharide deacetylase family protein — protein MINNKFFKWLILIIGCSVVLLFICILPVTANNNKGRSFYEEPGKAIWEVPTKEKVIALTFYDGPSSKYTPQILDVLKQPSL, from the coding sequence ATGATAAATAATAAGTTTTTTAAATGGTTAATCCTTATTATAGGTTGTTCTGTTGTTCTATTGTTTATTTGTATTTTACCTGTAACAGCAAACAATAATAAAGGACGAAGTTTTTATGAAGAACCAGGAAAAGCGATTTGGGAAGTACCAACCAAAGAAAAAGTTATTGCATTGACATTCTATGATGGACCAAGTTCAAAATATACTCCACAAATTCTAGATGTTTTAAAACAACCTTCACTTTAA
- a CDS encoding DUF3006 domain-containing protein: MGTNYQLKQKGSDFIKGIVERFIGDIVVVEINGKTRELSKSLFPPEIEIGNVVEIVGNKIIVLKEETEKTS; this comes from the coding sequence ATTGGAACTAATTATCAATTAAAACAGAAAGGAAGTGATTTTATAAAAGGGATTGTTGAGCGGTTTATAGGAGATATTGTGGTAGTCGAAATAAATGGAAAAACCAGAGAATTATCCAAAAGTTTATTTCCTCCAGAAATTGAAATTGGTAACGTAGTGGAGATTGTTGGAAATAAAATAATCGTACTTAAAGAAGAAACTGAGAAAACTTCGTAA
- a CDS encoding DinB family protein yields the protein MNRTEKLVRYFLAHRSVTIELINKIEKEHYDYKPTPTSMSAKQLVTHILLSFYRFAKTAKSGDQMLFREKIEETETDLRKLAENYTEKTRSLLESLTDEDFERTIDLTKIFGSQMSVAKFLQGAMDHEIHHKGQLFVYVREMGHTELPFFIKRS from the coding sequence ATGAACCGTACAGAGAAGTTAGTTCGTTATTTTTTAGCTCACCGCAGCGTTACGATCGAACTCATTAACAAAATTGAAAAAGAGCATTATGACTACAAACCAACGCCAACATCCATGTCCGCAAAACAGTTAGTCACTCATATTTTACTTTCATTCTATCGATTTGCAAAAACAGCCAAAAGTGGAGATCAAATGTTGTTCAGAGAAAAAATCGAGGAGACAGAAACGGATCTTCGCAAGTTAGCAGAAAATTATACAGAAAAGACAAGAAGTTTGCTAGAGTCCCTTACAGACGAAGATTTCGAGCGCACGATTGACCTAACGAAAATTTTTGGATCACAAATGTCTGTAGCAAAATTTCTTCAGGGTGCTATGGACCACGAAATCCATCATAAAGGGCAGCTTTTCGTGTATGTTCGTGAAATGGGACATACGGAACTCCCTTTTTTTATTAAACGTAGTTAA